The following proteins are encoded in a genomic region of Streptomyces sp. SLBN-31:
- a CDS encoding cold-shock protein has protein sequence MATGTVKWFNAEKGFGFIAQDGGGPDVFAHYSAINSTGFRELQEGQAVTFDVTQGQKGPQAENITPA, from the coding sequence ATGGCAACGGGAACTGTGAAGTGGTTCAACGCGGAGAAGGGCTTCGGTTTCATCGCCCAGGACGGCGGCGGCCCGGATGTCTTCGCGCACTACTCCGCGATCAACTCCACGGGGTTTCGTGAGCTCCAGGAGGGCCAGGCCGTGACGTTCGACGTCACCCAGGGCCAGAAGGGTCCGCAGGCCGAGAACATCACCCCGGCCTGA
- a CDS encoding CBS domain-containing protein: protein MTLIQTQSQSADADPAHRTAVEAMDAAGPQVCDDMSVEVALAVMAAARTVRLVVCDQDGQCTGLVTHAELAAVRDSSDYTDRVRLRDILGDHGSFASPVTTMAEAEHAMRTRRLGVLPVVDEQGSALGVLALSR, encoded by the coding sequence TTGACGCTGATTCAGACACAGTCCCAGTCGGCGGACGCCGACCCCGCCCACAGGACAGCGGTGGAGGCCATGGACGCGGCCGGACCGCAGGTCTGTGACGACATGAGCGTCGAGGTGGCGCTGGCCGTCATGGCTGCCGCCCGCACGGTCCGACTGGTCGTCTGCGACCAGGACGGCCAGTGCACCGGCCTGGTCACCCATGCCGAACTCGCCGCCGTCCGTGACAGCTCCGACTACACGGACCGTGTCCGCCTGCGAGACATCCTCGGCGACCACGGTTCGTTCGCCTCACCCGTGACCACGATGGCCGAAGCCGAGCACGCGATGCGCACCCGTCGGCTCGGTGTCCTGCCGGTGGTCGACGAGCAAGGCAGCGCCCTGGGCGTCCTCGCCCTCTCCCGCTGA
- a CDS encoding cold-shock protein, with protein MAAGTVKWFNAEKGFGFIEQDGGGADVFAHYSNIAAQGFRELLEGQKVNFDIAQGQKGPTAENIVPA; from the coding sequence ATGGCTGCTGGTACCGTGAAGTGGTTCAACGCGGAAAAGGGCTTCGGCTTCATCGAGCAGGACGGTGGCGGCGCCGACGTGTTCGCCCACTACTCGAACATCGCCGCGCAGGGCTTCCGCGAGCTGCTCGAGGGCCAGAAGGTGAACTTCGACATCGCGCAGGGCCAGAAGGGCCCGACGGCCGAGAACATCGTTCCGGCCTGA
- a CDS encoding DNA-directed RNA polymerase subunit alpha — translation MLIAQRPSLTEEVVDEFRSRFVIEPLEPGFGYTLGNSLRRTLLSSIPGAAVTSIRIDGVLHEFTTVPGVKEDVTDLILNIKQLVVSSEHDEPVVMYLRKQGPGLVTAADIASPAGVEVHNPDLVLATLNGKGKLEMELTVERGRGYVSAVQNKQLGQEIGRIPVDSIYSPVLKVTYKVEATRVEQRTDFDKLIVDVETKQAMRPRDALASAGRTLVELFGLARELNIDAEGIDMGPSPTDAALAADLALPIEELELTVRSYNCLKREGVHMVGELLARSEADLLDIRNFGAKSIDEVKAKLAGMGLGLKDSPPGFDPTAAADAFGADDAPDAGFVETEQY, via the coding sequence GTGCTGATTGCTCAGCGTCCGTCCCTGACCGAAGAGGTCGTCGACGAGTTCCGCTCCCGGTTCGTGATCGAGCCGCTGGAGCCGGGCTTCGGCTACACCCTCGGCAACTCCCTGCGCCGTACCCTGCTGTCCTCGATCCCCGGCGCCGCTGTCACCAGCATCCGCATCGACGGCGTGCTGCACGAGTTCACCACCGTGCCGGGCGTCAAGGAGGACGTCACCGACCTGATCCTCAACATCAAGCAGCTGGTCGTCTCCTCGGAGCACGACGAGCCGGTCGTGATGTACCTGCGCAAGCAGGGCCCGGGTCTCGTCACCGCCGCCGACATCGCATCCCCGGCCGGTGTCGAGGTGCACAACCCCGACCTCGTCCTCGCCACGCTCAACGGCAAGGGCAAGCTGGAGATGGAGCTGACCGTCGAACGCGGTCGCGGCTACGTCTCCGCCGTCCAGAACAAGCAGCTGGGCCAGGAGATCGGCCGTATTCCGGTCGACTCCATCTACTCGCCGGTTCTCAAGGTCACGTACAAGGTCGAGGCGACCCGTGTCGAGCAGCGCACCGACTTCGACAAGCTGATCGTCGACGTCGAGACCAAGCAGGCCATGCGTCCGCGTGACGCCCTGGCGTCGGCCGGTAGGACCCTGGTCGAGCTGTTCGGTCTGGCCCGTGAGCTGAACATCGACGCCGAGGGCATCGACATGGGCCCGTCCCCCACGGACGCCGCCCTGGCCGCCGACCTGGCGCTGCCGATCGAGGAGCTCGAGCTCACGGTCCGTTCGTACAACTGCCTCAAGCGCGAGGGCGTTCACATGGTGGGTGAGCTCCTGGCCCGCTCCGAGGCGGACCTCCTGGACATCCGCAACTTCGGTGCGAAGTCGATCGACGAGGTCAAGGCGAAGCTGGCCGGCATGGGCCTGGGCCTCAAGGACAGCCCGCCCGGATTCGACCCGACCGCCGCTGCCGACGCCTTCGGCGCCGACGACGCACCGGACGCGGGTTTCGTGGAGACCGAGCAATACTGA
- a CDS encoding hemolysin III family protein, whose protein sequence is MAEWAADLAEPIKPKLRGWLHAGMVPAALIAGVVLVCLARTPQAVLACAVYSVTALLLFATSAVYHRGTWGPLGEALLRRLDHANIFLIIAGTCTPLAVLLLRPEQRSMLLWIVWTGALAGIVFRVLWVGAPRWLYTPCYLALGWAPVRYLPDFLHTGGAAVVVLIVVGGLLYSAGAVVYALQRPDPSPRWFGYHEVFHALTVAAFTAHYIAISLATY, encoded by the coding sequence CTGGCGGAGTGGGCGGCCGACCTCGCCGAACCGATCAAGCCTAAATTGCGTGGCTGGCTCCATGCCGGAATGGTCCCCGCCGCACTGATCGCGGGCGTCGTACTCGTCTGCCTGGCCCGTACTCCGCAGGCAGTCCTGGCCTGCGCCGTGTACTCGGTCACCGCCTTGCTGCTGTTCGCAACGAGCGCCGTCTACCACCGTGGCACCTGGGGACCACTGGGCGAGGCTCTTCTACGACGACTCGACCACGCCAACATCTTCCTGATCATCGCCGGCACCTGCACCCCCCTGGCCGTGCTCCTCCTGCGGCCTGAACAGCGGTCCATGCTGCTGTGGATCGTATGGACTGGGGCATTGGCCGGCATCGTGTTCCGGGTCCTGTGGGTCGGAGCCCCGCGATGGCTGTACACCCCGTGTTACCTGGCCCTGGGGTGGGCGCCGGTGCGCTACCTGCCCGACTTCCTGCACACCGGCGGAGCGGCCGTAGTCGTCCTGATCGTTGTCGGCGGTCTCCTCTACAGCGCGGGCGCGGTCGTCTACGCCCTGCAGCGGCCCGACCCCTCACCCCGCTGGTTCGGCTACCACGAGGTCTTCCACGCCCTGACCGTGGCAGCCTTCACCGCGCACTACATCGCCATCTCCCTGGCCACCTACTGA
- a CDS encoding DEAD/DEAH box helicase translates to MNRTYTNDRSARARARDGRADAGRGGSGYGSRAPRRTGGPVRSGGYGRRPAAVQGEFALPRTITPALPAVDGFADLGMPEQLLAELGRQGVTAPFPIQGATLPNSLAGRDVLGRGRTGSGKTLAFGLALLARTAGQRAEPRQPLGLILVPTRELAQQVTDALTPYARSVGLRLATVVGGMSIGRQAGALRGGAEVVVATPGRLKDLIDRGECRLNHVGITVLDEADQMADMGFMPQVTALLDQVRPKGQRMLFSATLDRNVDLLVRRYLTDPVVHSVDPSAGAVTTMEHHVLHVHGADKHAATTEIAARDGRVIMFLDTKHAVDRLTQDLLNSGVRAAALHGGKSQPQRTRTLAQFKTGHVTVLVATNVAARGIHVDNLDLVVNVDPPTDHKDYLHRGGRTARAGESGSVVTLVTPNQRRGMVRLMSDAGIRPQTTQIRSGDEALSRITGAQAPSGIPVVITAPVVERPKRSATSRGRRRPASATRRTPGRQSGFGAVA, encoded by the coding sequence ATGAACCGCACGTACACGAACGACCGCTCCGCCCGCGCCCGCGCCCGTGACGGCCGTGCCGATGCCGGAAGGGGCGGCAGCGGCTACGGCTCGCGGGCACCGCGTCGTACCGGCGGCCCCGTCCGCTCCGGCGGTTACGGCCGTCGGCCCGCCGCCGTGCAAGGTGAGTTTGCGCTGCCCCGGACGATCACCCCCGCGCTGCCCGCCGTCGATGGCTTCGCCGATCTCGGCATGCCTGAGCAGTTGCTGGCCGAACTCGGCAGGCAGGGTGTGACCGCGCCGTTCCCGATCCAGGGAGCGACGCTGCCGAACTCCCTGGCGGGCCGTGACGTCCTGGGCCGCGGTCGCACCGGTTCCGGTAAGACCCTGGCCTTCGGCCTCGCCCTGCTCGCGCGTACCGCTGGGCAGCGTGCTGAGCCCCGTCAGCCGCTGGGGCTGATCCTCGTCCCCACGCGTGAGCTGGCACAGCAGGTGACAGACGCGCTGACCCCGTACGCCCGTTCCGTCGGGCTGCGGCTGGCCACGGTGGTAGGCGGCATGTCGATCGGCAGGCAGGCCGGCGCGCTGCGCGGCGGAGCCGAGGTCGTGGTCGCGACACCGGGACGGCTCAAGGACCTCATCGACCGCGGCGAGTGCAGGCTGAACCACGTGGGCATCACGGTGCTGGACGAGGCCGACCAGATGGCCGACATGGGTTTCATGCCCCAGGTCACCGCGCTGCTCGACCAGGTGCGCCCCAAGGGGCAGCGGATGCTGTTCTCCGCCACCCTGGACCGCAACGTCGACCTGCTGGTACGCCGCTACCTGACCGACCCCGTCGTGCACTCCGTCGACCCGTCGGCCGGTGCGGTCACGACGATGGAGCACCACGTCCTGCACGTCCACGGCGCCGACAAGCACGCCGCCACGACCGAGATCGCCGCCCGCGACGGCCGCGTGATCATGTTCCTGGACACCAAGCACGCCGTCGACCGGCTGACCCAGGACCTGCTCAACAGCGGGGTGCGGGCCGCCGCGCTGCACGGCGGCAAGTCGCAGCCCCAGCGCACCCGCACGCTGGCGCAGTTCAAGACGGGGCACGTCACCGTGCTGGTGGCGACCAATGTCGCGGCGCGCGGCATCCACGTCGACAACCTCGACCTGGTCGTCAACGTCGATCCCCCGACCGACCACAAGGACTACCTCCACCGCGGAGGCCGCACCGCCCGCGCCGGTGAGTCCGGCAGCGTCGTCACCCTGGTCACGCCGAACCAGCGCCGAGGCATGGTGCGTCTGATGTCGGACGCCGGAATCCGGCCGCAGACCACCCAGATCCGCTCGGGCGACGAGGCCCTGAGCCGGATCACCGGCGCCCAGGCCCCGTCCGGCATCCCGGTCGTCATCACCGCACCTGTGGTCGAACGCCCCAAGCGCAGCGCCACCTCCCGAGGCCGCCGTCGCCCCGCCTCGGCGACCAGGCGCACCCCCGGACGCCAGTCCGGCTTCGGCGCGGTGGCCTAG
- a CDS encoding MerR family transcriptional regulator — protein MTADDMFGRLDDDDYPAYTMGRAAEMLGTTQSFLRAIGEARLITPLRSAGGHRRYSRYQLRIAARARELVDQGTPIEAACRIIILEDQLEEARRINAEYRRATESANQTAAA, from the coding sequence ATGACAGCAGACGACATGTTCGGCCGTCTCGATGACGACGACTACCCCGCCTACACCATGGGCCGGGCCGCCGAGATGCTCGGCACCACGCAGAGCTTCCTCCGTGCCATCGGCGAAGCCCGCCTCATCACCCCGCTGCGCTCCGCGGGCGGACACCGCCGCTACTCCCGCTACCAGCTGCGCATCGCCGCCCGCGCCCGGGAACTCGTCGACCAGGGCACTCCCATCGAGGCCGCCTGCCGCATCATCATCCTCGAAGACCAGCTCGAAGAAGCCCGGCGCATCAACGCCGAATACCGCCGCGCCACCGAGTCGGCGAACCAGACCGCAGCAGCGTGA
- a CDS encoding SCO5918 family protein, translating to MRCVIARFPFELTKAGVLESMKGIKPEPVTGQSVIIGRRHYPVKQVGQVITRQDRRDFSAAEVLRAMAQLGFTCRAVPKAAPLGILSTMQHASAMLGTPVMA from the coding sequence ATGCGCTGCGTCATCGCCCGCTTCCCCTTCGAGCTCACCAAGGCTGGCGTGCTGGAATCGATGAAGGGCATCAAGCCCGAACCGGTCACCGGCCAATCGGTGATCATCGGCCGCCGCCACTACCCCGTCAAGCAAGTCGGCCAGGTCATCACGCGCCAGGACCGCCGTGACTTCAGCGCCGCCGAAGTCCTGCGGGCCATGGCTCAGCTCGGCTTCACCTGCCGCGCCGTTCCCAAGGCAGCGCCCCTGGGCATTCTCAGCACGATGCAGCACGCTTCCGCGATGCTCGGCACCCCCGTCATGGCCTGA